In Tachypleus tridentatus isolate NWPU-2018 chromosome 7, ASM421037v1, whole genome shotgun sequence, a genomic segment contains:
- the LOC143257791 gene encoding uncharacterized protein LOC143257791, with protein sequence MTKVRRTIPSQCYDKVVVSNQLVTKGRFSPKRAIPSFDFLPYSYLMVEDFVLKSSEKANDPKLFLHVFTPRIGRKKRSMLQEHGGDVQTDWLDSFAVEDGDIQNIVRRIIPTPYVSHKTLDGGDVDWVKRAFFTPRIGRAPFIPRIGRTNPDRSSDFALIPFTSRVPFISKIATLDN encoded by the coding sequence ATGACAAAAGTAAGAAGGACGATTCCATCTCAGTGTTACGACAAGGTCGTAGTTTCAAACCAACTGGTGACGAAAGGGCGTTTTTCTCCGAAAAGGGCGATCCCCAGTTTTGATTTCTTGCCATATTCCTATCTCATGGTCGAAGATTTTGTGCTTAAAAGTTCTGAAAAGGCAAATGATCCTAAGCTCTTTTTACACGTTTTTACTCCAAGAATTGGCCGAAAGAAGAGGTCCATGCTCCAAGAACATGGCGGGGACGTTCAAACAGATTGGCTTGACAGCTTTGCAGTTGAAGATGGagatattcaaaatattgttCGACGAATTATTCCAACTCCCTATGTCAGCCACAAAACTTTAGATGGTGGTGACGTAGACTGGGTCAAAAGAGCCTTTTTCACACCTCGGATAGGCCGTGCGCCATTTATTCCTCGAATCGGAAGAACAAATCCAGATAGATCTTCTGATTTTGCATTAATTCCTTTTACAAGCCGAGTTCCATTTATTTCCAAAATCGCTACACTGGACAACTGA